The genome window TGATACTGCTTTATGATCATGGGGTAGATACCCGCTGGAGGTTATTCGCGGCAATCGGGTTTCTGGGCGCGTACACGACCTTTTCCACCTTTACTTTTGAGACGATGACATTGATAACGGATGGGAGTTTCGCGCGTGCCGGTCTGAACGTAATAGTAAGTGTAACCGTGGGCATGATAGCCGTCTGGCTTGGTGCGCTCGTAGCAAAGCTCATATGAAAGCGTGTAAAAGCAAATGAAAATCACAGGACCAGGGAAGCTATTGACTATCTATATCGGGGAGACCGACCAGTTGCACGGGAAACCCCTATACCAAGCCATTGTTGAGATGGTTAAAATGGAAGGGCTAGCCGGAGCGACCGTTAAACGGGGGCTGGAGGGTTTCGGCGCACACAGCCGAATTCACACCGCACATATCCTGTCGCTTTCGGAGGATCTCCCCGTAACAATCGAGATAGCCGATATAGCAGAACGCATCGAACAGATTATTCCCCGGCTAGATGAAATGGTAACCGAGGGGCTAATCACCGTCCAGGATGTCGAGATTATCAAATACGTCCCCGGCCCCCCAAAAAAAGCATAGGCGTTATTCATTTCATGTCTGAACGGCTTCCTGTTTAGGCTTCAAACCAAAGTCCTACCGCCCTTCGATATGGCCCAGAGGCCTACTCAGGGATGCGGGATAGAGAATGAGTTCCCCATAACGAATGGAAACTCAGTTTGTGTAAGGGCACAGCAAGATAAACCCCTTGCTGTGCCCTTATGATTAGTTAATGATCGTTATATCTAGCTCTCGATACCCTATTCGGTTGCAAGTTCTAGTTTGAGCTTATCGGCGAACTCTTCGATAGGTATCGGGCCAAGATCACCTTCGATGCGCTTGCGCACACTGACGGTGTTGTTGGTAATGTCCTTGTCGCCCAGGATGAGCATGTAGGGGATTTTGTCGTTTTGTGCTTCTCTGATTTTCTTGCCAAGGGTCTCGCGTCGGTCATCCACCGATACACGGTATCCCAGCTTATCAAGCTTCGCAGCAACCTCTTTGGCATAATCCACGTGCCGATCGGCGATGGGAGAGACACGAACCTGCTCAGGAGCCAACCACAATGGGAAAGCGCCCGCAAAATGCTCGATCAGCAGGCCAATCATGCGCTCCAACGAACCGAACGGCGCGCGGTGAATCATAACCGGCCGGTGCGGTTTACCGTCTTCGGCGATATATTCTAATTGGAAACGCTCAGGCAGGTTGTAATCCACTTGAACGGTTCCCATTTGCCATTCGCGCCCTAGTGCATCGCGCACCATGAGGTCGAGCTTCGGCCCGTAGAATGCGGCATCGCCTACGGATATCTCATATTCCATATTGAGTTCCTGGCAAGACTGCTCAATAGCAGCTTGAGCTTGAACCCAATTCTCATCACTGCCAACGTATTTATTATCCAGGGGATCGCGGATACCCACTCGGACGCGGAAGTCCTTTAAGTTAAGCTTATCGAGCACCGCCATCATCAGGTCGACCACACCTTTGAACTCTTCCAATAGCTGGTCGGGACGTACAAACAGGTGCGCATCGTCCTGAGTGAACCCACGTACGCGCAGCAATCCAGCGAGTTCACCGCTCTGTTCATAGCGATAAACGGTGCCGAATTCGGCTAATCTCACAGGCAGATCACGGTAGGATCGAAGCTGCGAAGCATAGATTTCAATATGATGCGGGCAGTTCATGGGCTTGAGAATAAAGGTCTCATCTGACTCTTTATCTTCCATGAACGGGAACATCTTGCCGGTGAAAGTCTGCAAATGGCCCGATTTCATGAAGAGTGATTTGCTGGCGATATGGGGAGTGACAACAGGCAGATACCCGCGCTGTCGCTGTTCTTCGCGCAGATAACGCTCCAGAATATCCCTCAAAACAGCGCCTTTAGGCAGCCAGAGCGGCAGCCCCTGACCGGCAATCGCACTGAACATGAATAGGCCTAATTCGCGTCCCAACTTGCGATGGTCACGCGCTTTGGCTTCTTCCAGCAAATGCAAATAGTTGTCAAGCTCTTCTTGGGTCGGCCAGACGGTGCCGTAGATGCGGGTGAGCATCTTATTCTTTTCACTACCACGCCAATAAGCCCCCGCCACATTCAGCAATTTAAAATGCTTAATATCGCCTGTTGTAGCCACATGAGGCCCTCGGCAAAGGTCAACAAAGCTATCCTGCCGATAAAAACTAATGATCTCATCGCCAGCAATATCTTCCAAGAGCGGAACCTTGTAAGTATCCTGTTTGATATTGTGGATGAGCTTCTCTGCTTCCGGTCGCGGAAGATCCTCGCGCTCAATCGGAAGTTTCTTCTTTGCAATCTCTTGCATACGCTTTTCGATCTTAGGAAGATCATCGGCGCTGATCGCTTCAAGGAATTCGAAATCGTAGTAAAACCCATTCTCGATAGGGGGTCCGATTGCTAGTTGAGTGCCGGGGTAAAGCTCAAGGACCGCCTGAGCCATGAGGTGTGAAGTGCTGTGACGCAGAGCGTCCAATTCTTCATCGTGATGACCAAGTCTCATAGTTAATTCGCCTCCTCCCATACCAAGGGAATGCTGTATATTAAGCTTATTATACCTTATCGGTTGGGAGTGGCTAAAGGCTAAAGGCTAAGAGGATGCGTAATGGGAAAGTGAAAGCTAATCCCCTCCCACGCCTAGACATAAGTCTCTTTCCTACAACATAACGCCAATTACCAGCAAACCCTTCTTGCGAAGGTATCATTAGGGACAGTTATTTTGGAGGAGAGACTGATGGAAGGTAGACGCGGATTATTATTGATTGCGGATGGGATGGGAGATCGGCCGTGTAAGGTGTTGAAAGGAAAGACACCCCTTGAAGCGGCTCGCCGCCCTAATATGGATGCATTAGCGGGCGATGGAGAGTGTGGATTGATGGATGTCATCGCGCCGGGGATACGGTGCGGGAGTGATACAGGTCATCTGGCGATGCTTGGCTACGATCCGCGCAAAGTCTATACAGGGCGTGGACCTTTCGAGGCGCTTGGAATTGGCATGGAAGTCAAAGGCGGCGATATTGCTTTCCGATGTAACTTCTCGACTGCAACTCCTGATATGGTGGTCACCGATCGCCGAGCAGGACGGATTAAAGAAGGCACCAAGCAGCTAACTGAAGCGGTGGACGGGGCTGAGATTGACGGCATTTTGTGCTTATTTAAGGAATCGGTAGCTCACAGAGGCGCTTTGGTATTACGCGGACCTGGTTTAAGCCCAATGGTTTCCGATGCCGATCCGCATGCCGAAGGCGAAAAAGTCCATGAAGCCAAACCGCTTGACAATACCCCCGAAGCCAAAAAAACTGCTGAAGTTATCAATAAGTGGGTCAAACTCACCTATGAGCGGCTAAAAGATGCGCCTCTTAACAAACAGCGTGAGGCCGAGGGACTTCCACCTGCTAACATAATTCTCCCCCGCGGAGCAGGCGCGGCTCCTCATATTGGTAATTTCAATAAGCAGAACAATGTAAATGCTGCCTGCGTGGTCGAGACCGGACTTGTTCGAGGAATTGCGCGATTTGTGGGAATGACTATCCTCGATGCCCCCGGCGCAACCGGCGGACCTGATTCCGATTTAAATTCAATTGCCGATACCATTGTCGAAGCGTTTAAAGACCACAACTTCGTGCTATGCAACGTCAAAGCGCCCGATCAGTGTGGGCATGATAACGATCCTGAGCTTAAATGCCAGGTCATCGAGAAGTTTGACAGCATGGTGGGCTATTTGATGAAGCGGTTGCCCGAAGATACAATCGTTGCAATTACCGCCGACCACAGCACCCCTTGTGAAGTGAAAGATCATTCAGGCGACCCTGTGCCGTTGCTGGTGTGCGGGCCTGGAGTTCGACGGGATGATGTTGCTGAATTTCATGAACTTACTGTCTATAAAGGCGCGCTACAGCGGGTGCGCGGGACGGATTTAGTGAACATAATCACTCAGTTAATGCTGGTGCAGGAGAAATTTGGGGCATGAGACAGGTTGCAGTTTTAGGGGCAGGAAGTTGGGGCACCTCCCTGTCCATCACTTTTGGCAAAAATAATGTCGAGGTTCGATTATGGGATCACGATGCGGTCACCATCGAAAACATCAAAAAAGACCGTGAGAACAAGCGCTATCTTCCTGGCTTTGCGTTTCCTGATTCGGTTCACCCCATGTTCTCACTTGAAGAGGCGATTTATGGGGTCGAGGCCATTGTGGTGGCGGTTCCCTCGCAAGTGATGCGTC of bacterium contains these proteins:
- a CDS encoding 2,3-bisphosphoglycerate-independent phosphoglycerate mutase; this encodes MEGRRGLLLIADGMGDRPCKVLKGKTPLEAARRPNMDALAGDGECGLMDVIAPGIRCGSDTGHLAMLGYDPRKVYTGRGPFEALGIGMEVKGGDIAFRCNFSTATPDMVVTDRRAGRIKEGTKQLTEAVDGAEIDGILCLFKESVAHRGALVLRGPGLSPMVSDADPHAEGEKVHEAKPLDNTPEAKKTAEVINKWVKLTYERLKDAPLNKQREAEGLPPANIILPRGAGAAPHIGNFNKQNNVNAACVVETGLVRGIARFVGMTILDAPGATGGPDSDLNSIADTIVEAFKDHNFVLCNVKAPDQCGHDNDPELKCQVIEKFDSMVGYLMKRLPEDTIVAITADHSTPCEVKDHSGDPVPLLVCGPGVRRDDVAEFHELTVYKGALQRVRGTDLVNIITQLMLVQEKFGA
- the thrS gene encoding threonine--tRNA ligase, which encodes MRLGHHDEELDALRHSTSHLMAQAVLELYPGTQLAIGPPIENGFYYDFEFLEAISADDLPKIEKRMQEIAKKKLPIEREDLPRPEAEKLIHNIKQDTYKVPLLEDIAGDEIISFYRQDSFVDLCRGPHVATTGDIKHFKLLNVAGAYWRGSEKNKMLTRIYGTVWPTQEELDNYLHLLEEAKARDHRKLGRELGLFMFSAIAGQGLPLWLPKGAVLRDILERYLREEQRQRGYLPVVTPHIASKSLFMKSGHLQTFTGKMFPFMEDKESDETFILKPMNCPHHIEIYASQLRSYRDLPVRLAEFGTVYRYEQSGELAGLLRVRGFTQDDAHLFVRPDQLLEEFKGVVDLMMAVLDKLNLKDFRVRVGIRDPLDNKYVGSDENWVQAQAAIEQSCQELNMEYEISVGDAAFYGPKLDLMVRDALGREWQMGTVQVDYNLPERFQLEYIAEDGKPHRPVMIHRAPFGSLERMIGLLIEHFAGAFPLWLAPEQVRVSPIADRHVDYAKEVAAKLDKLGYRVSVDDRRETLGKKIREAQNDKIPYMLILGDKDITNNTVSVRKRIEGDLGPIPIEEFADKLKLELATE
- the crcB gene encoding fluoride efflux transporter CrcB, with the translated sequence MDKILLLGCGGFLGANARYWLDRWIMNKLGVSFPWGTLIINVSGSFLLGLLVILLYDHGVDTRWRLFAAIGFLGAYTTFSTFTFETMTLITDGSFARAGLNVIVSVTVGMIAVWLGALVAKLI
- a CDS encoding DUF190 domain-containing protein, whose product is MKITGPGKLLTIYIGETDQLHGKPLYQAIVEMVKMEGLAGATVKRGLEGFGAHSRIHTAHILSLSEDLPVTIEIADIAERIEQIIPRLDEMVTEGLITVQDVEIIKYVPGPPKKA